Proteins from a single region of Polaromonas sp. JS666:
- a CDS encoding DUF1173 family protein: protein MEILVARTRLDCAYALENIDTIAEAMVAAKAAPGHAQCLCTSPARKLVIRTVGNRHFLAVWPHDGHHHHYACPFHRAEVEAGGGGSLVEPAVRETEDGFDIAADFPLSRILKREPPDPAAQSTALHAPAYRTQRSRMGLLGLLQHLWTVGGLNRWGRGWKRDWWRVTQELIGVIEQGSLGAKPMIEQLYLVPEFSLKRKDLIDQAWDDFKSRLVPSEEQVRMGLVIGEIKDFGSSSFGYKTTLRHFPTPLYLKQELRQKLSESYPRAFHKLNASLNQRNIGIFLVELAPKGYLNVIDGALMACSLQYIPVDSSYEAQVAHKLVDEGRAFSKPLRLEVDASSLPDFVLTDTNPPCVMEVYGMTTSEYLERKAQKQARYREEGKPVWAWDAAVDKHIPRFPERPVMGNTSS, encoded by the coding sequence ATGGAAATCCTGGTTGCCAGAACTCGACTTGACTGTGCGTATGCGCTGGAGAACATCGACACCATAGCCGAAGCCATGGTGGCGGCAAAGGCGGCGCCTGGCCATGCTCAATGCCTCTGCACCTCGCCGGCGAGAAAACTGGTTATTCGCACGGTTGGCAACCGGCACTTCTTGGCAGTCTGGCCGCACGATGGACACCACCACCACTATGCCTGCCCTTTCCACCGCGCCGAGGTAGAGGCCGGGGGCGGTGGTTCGCTGGTCGAGCCGGCGGTTAGGGAGACCGAGGATGGATTCGACATTGCGGCGGACTTTCCGCTAAGTCGAATTCTGAAGCGCGAGCCGCCAGATCCAGCCGCGCAATCAACCGCCCTTCACGCACCCGCATATCGCACCCAACGCTCCCGGATGGGCCTCCTAGGCCTCCTGCAGCACCTTTGGACCGTCGGCGGCCTAAATCGGTGGGGAAGGGGCTGGAAGCGCGACTGGTGGCGAGTGACGCAAGAACTTATTGGCGTGATCGAGCAGGGGTCGCTGGGCGCCAAGCCGATGATCGAGCAGCTGTACCTGGTCCCGGAATTCAGCTTGAAGCGCAAGGACCTGATCGACCAGGCTTGGGATGACTTCAAGAGTCGTCTGGTGCCCAGTGAAGAGCAGGTTCGGATGGGCTTGGTCATCGGGGAGATCAAGGACTTCGGAAGCTCAAGCTTTGGGTACAAAACCACTCTACGGCATTTCCCAACGCCTCTATATCTCAAGCAGGAGCTCCGTCAGAAGCTTTCCGAGTCATACCCCAGGGCTTTCCACAAGCTCAACGCCAGCCTGAACCAGCGCAACATCGGAATTTTTCTGGTCGAGCTCGCGCCTAAAGGCTATCTGAACGTGATCGACGGCGCGCTGATGGCCTGCAGCCTTCAGTACATTCCCGTTGATTCGTCCTATGAGGCGCAGGTTGCGCACAAGCTAGTCGATGAGGGCCGGGCCTTCTCGAAGCCGCTTCGTTTGGAGGTGGACGCGTCCAGCTTGCCAGATTTTGTCCTCACGGACACGAATCCGCCTTGCGTCATGGAGGTATACGGCATGACCACCAGCGAGTATCTCGAACGCAAGGCGCAGAAGCAGGCACGGTATCGCGAAGAGGGGAAACCCGTGTGGGCATGGGATGCCGCGGTGGACAAACACATCCCGCGATTCCCTGAGCGGCCGGTGATGGGGAACACTTCGTCGTGA
- a CDS encoding YcbK family protein has translation MPLDPQGLMITRRALVNALAAAAMSTSLPAFAVTPEWGKSPTEITSDFWTQPRWVWLKRAGTNEEIKVVYWANGQLIPEAYQQLSWFLRDRRFAELLSSDSPIIAKAVSSGRLAKNQMTPWALMDPVVLDILYAYSAWLHVYGVTRPLMVTSGFRHFISNELTEGAALASWHPKAGAVDFYVPGVPVEQTARFGQWLAGGGVGLYLKKNFTHVDRGRVRSWQS, from the coding sequence ATGCCGCTCGATCCCCAGGGGCTCATGATCACACGGAGAGCCCTGGTCAATGCGCTGGCGGCCGCGGCGATGTCGACCAGCCTGCCGGCGTTCGCCGTTACGCCCGAGTGGGGGAAGTCCCCGACGGAGATTACAAGCGACTTCTGGACTCAGCCGCGGTGGGTTTGGCTTAAGCGGGCGGGGACGAACGAGGAAATCAAAGTCGTTTATTGGGCCAACGGGCAGTTGATTCCCGAGGCGTATCAGCAGCTGTCTTGGTTTCTGCGCGATCGGCGATTTGCAGAGCTACTGAGCAGTGACAGTCCGATCATTGCAAAGGCCGTCAGCTCCGGTCGCTTGGCGAAAAATCAGATGACGCCATGGGCCCTCATGGATCCAGTCGTCTTGGATATCCTCTACGCCTACAGCGCCTGGCTTCATGTGTACGGGGTGACTCGCCCTTTGATGGTTACGAGCGGCTTCCGGCACTTCATTTCGAACGAGTTGACGGAAGGCGCCGCGCTTGCCAGCTGGCATCCAAAGGCTGGAGCGGTTGATTTTTACGTACCCGGCGTCCCGGTCGAGCAGACTGCGCGGTTTGGCCAATGGCTGGCGGGCGGTGGCGTCGGGCTATACCTGAAAAAGAACTTCACGCACGTCGATCGCGGGCGTGTCAGGAGCTGGCAGTCATAG
- a CDS encoding YrhA family protein, with the protein MSIETLVQDIQKSRGRYDLFNPAPASAEAVARVAQDFEHEFEHPLPDAYQTLLRHTDGLMEDGLTIWPCSPHWKFSESVVSANRELRENVSEDYLYFGMRDDSAFVMELSTGRFLAVELNGLAEWEDFKNAEAMIEFMLKRALD; encoded by the coding sequence ATGAGCATTGAAACCCTGGTGCAGGACATTCAAAAAAGTCGTGGCAGGTACGACCTCTTCAACCCCGCGCCTGCCTCCGCTGAAGCGGTGGCACGGGTTGCACAGGATTTCGAACATGAGTTTGAACACCCATTGCCTGATGCTTATCAGACGCTGTTGCGGCACACTGACGGCTTAATGGAGGATGGTCTTACGATCTGGCCATGCTCGCCCCATTGGAAGTTTAGTGAATCCGTGGTATCCGCCAACCGTGAATTGCGAGAAAACGTATCTGAGGACTATCTGTATTTCGGCATGCGGGATGATTCTGCGTTTGTGATGGAGCTATCGACTGGACGTTTTTTGGCGGTAGAGCTCAATGGCCTGGCTGAATGGGAAGATTTCAAGAACGCAGAGGCCATGATCGAGTTCATGCTGAAACGCGCACTAGACTGA
- a CDS encoding nucleotidyltransferase family protein, whose protein sequence is MNRRPSEVLRQNRDLIRSVALLHRTENLRVFGSVLRGEDTETSDLDLLVDPLPGATLLDLGAIQIELEESLGISVDVLTPGDLPKKFRNQVLSEAVPV, encoded by the coding sequence ATGAATCGCAGACCTTCCGAGGTACTTCGACAAAATCGGGATTTAATCCGAAGCGTTGCGCTGCTTCATCGTACGGAGAACCTACGGGTCTTTGGGTCGGTCTTGCGTGGAGAAGACACGGAAACAAGCGACCTGGACTTATTGGTGGACCCATTGCCCGGTGCTACGTTGCTGGACCTGGGGGCCATCCAGATCGAGTTAGAAGAATCCCTTGGGATTTCTGTTGACGTTCTGACACCAGGTGACCTGCCGAAGAAATTCAGGAATCAGGTTCTCAGCGAGGCCGTGCCTGTATGA
- a CDS encoding AAA domain-containing protein: protein MATAQTTVSDPQLWRIKTLEKAAGFPVPKKVRSTPQLASAWISLALESLTEAEYLALERPLPRGDNTGLPNKVRDLAAAMEFASPPDMGRATLHDWLFALGRAIAVPASDKVLQYWQKALLYRNLTAFASIDAITDAPIHGQLHLALPALSREYEPLRTAEPGSATAILIAFSADKDGKLTSALLGIPLACDPSTRKLLPPTDGALPFFNREWLEPPDLDAQKDLYFGTVLDCDNFASKNPPPANMGWPDYWKYVEFFIGDVTGQPNPLPHLASIVGRGDTAWKIVPWDAGLASKGIFKTYQRVLDDESAPLLRTLCAKPVPPRTFDVSNALKGAQALLGHIDTYEPEKKTRVGFGLEQSQRVAATAITKVSGGQVLTVNGPPGTGKTSFLRAVIGTVCVQAALDTKDPPLILATAATNKAVTNIIESFSEVAGPEMQPAWESRWLPDLPSYGWFYPAGSKPDKEISSFMVLRKIWSAKGEPPKNAMTAAATSFFDAQVQKRPWLLDKFLELHRQVLGLPECARDAATAAALIHGQLSLSVNCMHDLQKRLCSCLDAHSVNSAFQVSESILASKLADLEHATLAGQTQLGTAQASLRSWNACLGQLREAARLRSARTGIIYAIKKLFFGDKLEIQAQSLENTALTKIASFDPEFTVYGDALLQGAERRQLRAARQVPEDAQRLNELQMELESVQSMLAVWGDWRKEVQQIVELLGPVGNSVERLFAQWVATGFKDSSDLHLGFEEALDQVFRFRHFHMSARYWEARWLASVPAPKDEGNNLLWLQRASMLAPVIVATVYTIPKIHKEFGFADLLIFDESGQAAPEIGAASFAFAKRAIVVGDIHQLKPVWNVGEQANRRLCSDLDIAEMPEAQSAAVGSIMRTAQTVTAFTTQTNGELGPGIGLVAHYRCRADIIEYCRRLIYGEGLSPRRQERPPNGQTDFLYPPMAWVAVNPKASAQKRNGSWINQDQVNEILRWLRHDKSRILAHYGKTKLSGVVALIAPFRAQAHAMQEAIASEWGEEEAKSMVINTVHALQGAEKPIVAFALTQDDGNFFVNRDGKNLMNVAVSRAKDCFILFAAPSVLQPTLSSKQAYAARKSDTQTPLDVLVGYLNEKGKRLYPREVVIIEAPGKAQRVEEALGLSAQVISTGGHFRRMMATGDTLTAEITNKQTLNDLIAVTDDLRHIDRFFLATDDDDDGEEIAWHVQEVMKEKIKDPDRIRRMRFYSLAPDDIRQARELALPGIDARRVRANLVRGLFDAGLHQQLSIAGIQATRPQIALLREIDQRSSVPGKWQLKINGHVAGKEVTGFVTSGTTHGAERPLVFTSEESAQVDADHIPQGSAASSVESTSKPVKVPRYPASTTAQTLVAAYRRYGWAPQKTMDALKALYLGHRRPKVIGIGSNTQKPSEGEKP from the coding sequence ATGGCGACTGCGCAGACTACCGTATCCGACCCACAACTTTGGCGGATCAAGACCCTAGAAAAAGCGGCGGGTTTTCCAGTTCCCAAGAAAGTCCGCTCTACACCCCAACTTGCCAGTGCGTGGATATCGCTTGCCTTGGAGAGCTTGACCGAAGCGGAGTATCTCGCGCTTGAAAGACCCCTTCCCCGCGGCGATAACACCGGTCTCCCAAATAAGGTCCGGGACTTGGCTGCGGCAATGGAGTTTGCGTCGCCGCCCGATATGGGCCGGGCAACTCTTCATGACTGGCTATTTGCGCTCGGCCGCGCAATTGCAGTGCCCGCGTCAGACAAGGTGCTGCAGTACTGGCAAAAAGCCCTGCTCTATCGGAACCTGACTGCATTTGCATCGATAGATGCGATTACAGATGCCCCCATCCATGGGCAACTGCATCTCGCTCTTCCCGCACTGTCACGTGAATACGAACCTTTGAGGACTGCGGAGCCAGGCAGCGCCACCGCCATCTTGATCGCTTTTTCGGCTGATAAGGACGGCAAACTCACGTCTGCTTTGCTGGGCATCCCACTCGCATGTGACCCGTCCACCCGAAAACTGCTACCGCCCACCGACGGAGCGCTACCGTTCTTCAACCGGGAGTGGCTGGAGCCGCCAGACCTGGATGCGCAGAAGGACTTGTACTTTGGAACCGTATTGGATTGCGATAACTTCGCCAGTAAGAATCCGCCTCCAGCAAATATGGGCTGGCCAGACTACTGGAAGTACGTTGAATTTTTCATTGGCGACGTCACCGGACAGCCCAACCCACTTCCGCATCTGGCATCCATTGTTGGTCGAGGCGATACCGCCTGGAAAATCGTTCCCTGGGACGCGGGTCTGGCCAGTAAGGGGATATTCAAAACATACCAGAGGGTGCTTGACGATGAATCTGCGCCTCTGTTACGCACGCTTTGTGCAAAGCCAGTCCCACCGCGTACGTTTGATGTTTCCAATGCACTGAAGGGGGCGCAAGCGCTGCTGGGGCATATTGACACCTATGAGCCGGAGAAGAAAACCCGTGTGGGTTTTGGTCTGGAGCAGAGCCAGCGTGTGGCGGCTACAGCAATCACCAAGGTAAGTGGTGGGCAGGTATTGACCGTGAACGGGCCACCCGGTACCGGCAAAACCAGTTTTCTTCGGGCAGTGATTGGCACGGTCTGCGTGCAGGCGGCGCTGGATACCAAAGATCCGCCTCTGATACTGGCAACCGCGGCAACCAATAAGGCCGTGACCAACATCATCGAGTCATTTTCCGAGGTTGCCGGGCCGGAAATGCAGCCCGCTTGGGAGAGTCGCTGGCTACCCGATTTGCCATCGTATGGTTGGTTTTATCCTGCTGGCTCCAAGCCCGACAAAGAAATCAGTTCGTTCATGGTGCTACGCAAAATTTGGAGTGCCAAGGGCGAACCGCCAAAGAATGCGATGACGGCGGCAGCCACGTCATTTTTTGATGCACAGGTTCAAAAGCGTCCCTGGCTGCTGGATAAGTTTCTGGAACTACACCGCCAGGTGCTGGGTTTGCCTGAATGCGCGCGTGATGCCGCGACCGCAGCGGCGCTGATTCATGGCCAACTGTCACTCTCCGTCAATTGCATGCATGACTTGCAGAAGCGATTGTGCAGTTGCCTGGACGCCCACTCGGTGAATTCGGCCTTCCAAGTTTCAGAAAGCATCTTGGCAAGCAAATTGGCTGATCTTGAACATGCCACTCTGGCTGGCCAGACGCAACTTGGGACGGCACAAGCCTCCCTGCGGTCATGGAATGCATGCCTTGGGCAACTTCGCGAAGCGGCACGATTGCGTAGTGCACGGACCGGCATTATTTACGCAATCAAGAAGCTTTTCTTCGGTGACAAGTTGGAGATTCAGGCACAGAGTCTCGAAAACACGGCACTGACCAAAATTGCCAGTTTCGATCCCGAGTTCACCGTCTATGGGGACGCGCTATTGCAGGGAGCTGAACGCCGTCAACTTCGGGCCGCACGCCAGGTTCCTGAGGATGCACAACGACTCAATGAACTTCAAATGGAACTTGAATCCGTCCAATCGATGCTTGCGGTCTGGGGCGACTGGCGTAAGGAAGTTCAACAAATAGTCGAGCTGCTTGGGCCGGTCGGAAATTCTGTGGAAAGGCTGTTTGCCCAATGGGTTGCGACAGGATTCAAGGATTCCTCTGACTTGCACCTGGGCTTTGAAGAAGCACTGGATCAGGTTTTTCGCTTTCGCCACTTCCATATGTCCGCGCGGTATTGGGAGGCGCGTTGGCTAGCAAGCGTTCCGGCGCCCAAGGATGAAGGAAATAACTTGCTGTGGCTGCAGCGCGCGTCGATGTTGGCTCCGGTCATCGTGGCCACCGTGTACACCATCCCAAAAATCCACAAAGAATTCGGGTTTGCCGACCTGCTGATCTTTGACGAGTCGGGACAAGCGGCCCCTGAAATCGGAGCGGCCAGTTTCGCCTTTGCCAAACGCGCCATCGTTGTGGGAGATATCCACCAGCTCAAGCCAGTCTGGAATGTGGGGGAACAAGCCAACCGGCGTCTGTGCTCGGACCTCGACATTGCCGAAATGCCAGAGGCTCAAAGTGCGGCGGTGGGCTCCATCATGCGGACTGCCCAGACGGTGACAGCTTTCACGACGCAGACAAACGGTGAATTGGGGCCAGGCATCGGACTGGTCGCGCACTACCGGTGCCGTGCAGACATCATTGAGTATTGTCGAAGGCTGATTTATGGAGAGGGCCTGTCACCTCGCCGTCAGGAGCGCCCGCCCAACGGACAAACAGATTTCCTTTACCCACCCATGGCATGGGTCGCCGTGAACCCAAAGGCATCGGCTCAAAAGCGCAACGGCTCCTGGATCAATCAAGACCAAGTCAACGAGATTCTTCGCTGGCTGCGGCACGATAAATCACGCATCCTGGCCCACTATGGCAAGACGAAGTTGTCGGGTGTCGTCGCCCTGATTGCGCCCTTTCGTGCACAGGCACATGCCATGCAAGAGGCCATTGCCTCCGAGTGGGGTGAGGAAGAAGCTAAATCCATGGTGATCAACACCGTCCATGCCCTCCAGGGAGCGGAAAAGCCCATCGTGGCCTTCGCGTTGACTCAGGACGATGGCAACTTTTTCGTGAACCGTGATGGTAAAAATCTCATGAATGTCGCGGTCAGTCGTGCCAAGGACTGCTTCATCCTCTTTGCAGCACCATCCGTCTTGCAACCGACCCTTTCGTCCAAACAAGCATACGCCGCACGAAAATCTGATACCCAAACCCCGCTCGATGTACTGGTTGGGTATTTGAACGAAAAAGGCAAACGCCTTTATCCCCGGGAAGTAGTCATCATCGAAGCGCCAGGCAAGGCGCAACGTGTGGAAGAAGCATTAGGCTTGTCAGCGCAGGTGATCTCAACTGGTGGCCACTTTCGGCGAATGATGGCCACGGGGGATACCTTGACGGCGGAAATCACCAACAAACAGACCTTGAATGATCTGATAGCTGTGACTGATGACTTGAGGCACATCGACCGCTTTTTTCTGGCAACTGACGACGACGATGATGGGGAAGAAATCGCCTGGCACGTCCAGGAGGTCATGAAAGAGAAAATCAAGGACCCTGACCGCATTCGGCGCATGCGGTTTTACTCGCTGGCACCTGACGACATACGTCAAGCACGTGAACTGGCATTGCCCGGCATAGATGCCCGCCGCGTTCGTGCCAACCTGGTCCGCGGCCTGTTTGACGCCGGGTTGCACCAGCAGCTTTCCATAGCGGGCATACAAGCCACTCGCCCGCAGATCGCATTGCTGCGCGAGATCGATCAGCGCTCCAGTGTCCCGGGTAAATGGCAACTGAAGATTAACGGGCATGTTGCCGGCAAGGAGGTTACTGGATTTGTGACCAGCGGCACAACTCATGGAGCCGAAAGGCCACTGGTCTTTACCAGCGAAGAGTCCGCTCAAGTGGATGCGGACCACATACCGCAGGGTTCGGCGGCTTCCTCTGTGGAGTCCACAAGCAAGCCCGTCAAGGTTCCACGATATCCGGCCAGTACCACTGCACAGACCCTTGTTGCGGCATACCGGCGATATGGCTGGGCCCCGCAGAAGACAATGGATGCACTCAAGGCGCTTTATCTGGGGCACAGGCGACCCAAGGTCATCGGGATCGGAAGCAATACCCAAAAGCCTTCGGAAGGTGAAAAGCCATGA
- a CDS encoding HNH endonuclease signature motif containing protein, translating into MSGVSSYPRTRGTYVSPEVIRALLAQGYISEEDVQGYNESLLGTPDSGRELIKEVVQVLLKDRRADVAFLDKINAGILQKQFAAATDGKPAPVTVYHHSGARNLNGFSYQSVPYTKKLDRALYKRERYDFDRKERALWLRDVGVTHAQALRSAGIPQREIDRMVEVGKPPDGYQVHHRLPLDDGGDNSPDNFILIKDDVEHRALHGYYNPAELRIRHLALGETATVALAVPPKDTIIYPDPSKGYVSNSVGFSVFMEMFDEH; encoded by the coding sequence ATGAGCGGGGTTTCCAGCTACCCACGTACCCGTGGCACCTATGTGTCACCCGAAGTCATTCGGGCACTTCTGGCACAGGGCTATATTTCTGAGGAAGACGTTCAAGGCTACAACGAATCGCTGTTGGGGACACCCGACTCCGGCCGCGAGTTGATCAAAGAAGTCGTTCAGGTCCTGCTCAAGGACCGCCGCGCGGACGTGGCATTTTTGGACAAGATCAACGCTGGCATTTTGCAAAAGCAATTCGCAGCGGCTACGGACGGAAAACCTGCCCCCGTTACGGTGTACCACCATAGTGGCGCTCGCAACCTCAATGGGTTCAGTTACCAGTCCGTGCCCTACACCAAGAAACTGGACCGGGCGCTTTACAAGCGGGAGCGATACGATTTTGACCGAAAGGAACGTGCCCTCTGGTTACGGGATGTCGGCGTAACGCACGCCCAAGCGTTGCGTTCAGCAGGTATACCTCAACGGGAAATTGACAGGATGGTTGAAGTCGGCAAGCCCCCAGACGGGTATCAGGTCCACCACCGCCTGCCCCTGGACGATGGCGGGGACAACAGTCCGGACAACTTCATTCTGATCAAGGACGATGTTGAGCATCGTGCGCTGCACGGTTATTACAACCCGGCAGAGCTGCGCATCCGTCATCTTGCCCTTGGTGAAACAGCTACCGTGGCCCTGGCGGTTCCGCCCAAGGACACCATTATTTACCCTGATCCGTCCAAGGGATACGTGTCAAATTCCGTTGGATTCTCAGTTTTCATGGAGATGTTTGATGAGCATTGA
- a CDS encoding PD-(D/E)XK nuclease-like domain-containing protein: protein MNNTFDLGFLGNLTNPKAKAAAAPTQRLPGLQTPGVSPGSFWCEMSADEYHNGSPGLSSSRLKHMLVSPARYQLRLQRPPIETDALRLGRLLHTMVLEPHLVNSEFVVWSEGRRQGMNWDLFRVQHLGKTHITEAQYETALGMAAALRQMEDFPLDAWLEGVANVAPAIKERSLFWIDEETGLLCKARPDALTLGMSALIGDLKSTRCAAEHAFIQDVFNFRYDLQAAHYRAGVKAVFGVDANFALFSVEKEEPHVTRSFIMTPEVLADGERYRRFCLTMVKKCTDENRWPKQPPAKAPVAVAPLFMKDTALLDMAKAYGIAI from the coding sequence ATGAACAACACATTCGATCTCGGGTTCCTTGGCAACCTCACCAACCCCAAGGCCAAGGCCGCCGCCGCGCCTACACAGCGTCTGCCAGGGCTCCAAACACCCGGGGTTTCTCCCGGTTCGTTCTGGTGCGAAATGAGCGCGGACGAGTATCACAATGGTTCGCCCGGCCTCTCGTCGTCGCGTCTCAAGCACATGCTCGTCTCGCCGGCGAGATACCAGCTCAGGCTGCAGCGCCCCCCAATAGAGACTGACGCGCTCCGCCTCGGGCGCCTCCTGCACACCATGGTGCTGGAGCCGCATCTGGTGAACTCAGAATTTGTCGTGTGGTCCGAGGGCCGTCGGCAGGGAATGAATTGGGACCTGTTCAGAGTGCAGCACTTGGGTAAAACGCACATCACCGAAGCCCAGTACGAGACGGCACTCGGCATGGCGGCCGCATTGCGCCAGATGGAGGACTTTCCCCTCGACGCTTGGCTGGAAGGAGTCGCAAATGTGGCCCCCGCAATCAAGGAACGGAGCCTTTTCTGGATTGACGAGGAAACCGGTCTGCTCTGCAAAGCGCGTCCTGACGCGTTGACTTTGGGCATGTCGGCTTTGATTGGTGACCTGAAGTCGACAAGGTGCGCTGCGGAGCATGCGTTCATCCAGGATGTATTCAACTTCCGCTACGACCTCCAAGCCGCGCACTATCGGGCCGGGGTAAAGGCTGTGTTCGGCGTCGACGCGAACTTCGCGTTGTTTTCCGTCGAGAAGGAGGAGCCCCATGTCACCAGGTCATTCATCATGACGCCTGAGGTATTGGCGGACGGGGAGAGATATCGCCGCTTCTGCCTCACCATGGTCAAGAAATGCACCGACGAGAACCGGTGGCCAAAACAGCCACCCGCGAAGGCCCCAGTGGCAGTTGCGCCGCTGTTTATGAAAGACACTGCGTTGCTGGACATGGCGAAGGCCTACGGCATTGCCATCTGA
- a CDS encoding HepT-like ribonuclease domain-containing protein has product MNAKQRQLRHVDYIEHILDATRQVHSYIAGTTKEVFMQDRKTQDAVILKILVIGEAAAQILGEHGTFAQQRSDIPWNQMKGMRNRMVHGYFETNLDLVWETVQVFLPDLERKLQQADPAEGESKSDLQ; this is encoded by the coding sequence ATGAATGCAAAACAAAGGCAACTTCGACACGTTGACTACATAGAACATATTTTGGATGCCACTCGACAAGTACACAGTTACATCGCAGGGACAACCAAAGAAGTGTTCATGCAGGACCGAAAGACACAGGATGCCGTCATCCTGAAAATTCTCGTGATCGGTGAGGCAGCAGCCCAAATTCTGGGTGAGCACGGAACGTTTGCTCAGCAGCGATCTGATATCCCCTGGAACCAAATGAAGGGGATGCGAAACAGAATGGTCCACGGCTATTTCGAGACCAACCTTGATCTTGTGTGGGAGACAGTGCAGGTTTTCCTGCCGGACCTTGAACGTAAGCTCCAGCAAGCCGATCCCGCAGAAGGCGAGTCAAAGTCAGACTTACAATAA